The Streptomyces sp. NBC_00483 genome contains the following window.
TGTCGGCGAGGAACTGCTTGTCCTTGCCTTCGCACTGCGGGCAGCTCGGCAGGGCATCCTTGCGCAGGCCCGCCAGTTCGTCGAGGAGGAACGAGGACCAGATCATCATCGACGAGCGGCCCGCGAAGTAGGTGGCGCGCGTCGAGTCGACGGTCTGGGTGCCGGGGGCTCCGTACTCGCGCGCCAGCTGGTCGTAGGTGTGGAACGCCTTGACGCACTGCGGGGAGTCGAGGGTGACCTTGCCGTGGCCGTCGACGAGCTGGCAGTCGTTCGCGAGCGCGAGGCTCTCGAAGCTCTGCGAGGTGAAGACGTCCGAGGGGTCGGTGGCGGCGGAGACGCCGTCGTGGCCCTTGGTGGTGAGCTTCTTGGCGGCCGTGACGAGCTTGTTGTACGTGTCCGGCTTCTTGAGTCCCGCCTCGGCGAAGTCGTCCTTGCGGTAGACGAGGAGCTGCAGCCAGGCGTCGGAGGGGACGCCGAGGCTGACGTTGCCGTCGCTGGTGAGCTTGAGGGCGTTCTTGTCGAACGTTCCCCGCCCCAGCTTCTTGACGATCTGCCGGGGTATGTCCGTGTTGAGCAGGCCGTTGCTGTACATCTGCCAGGTCTGGCCCATGGGGGCGGCGCCGATCACGTCGGGCAGATGGCCGGACGCCGCCGCGGACATGATGAGTTGGGGCATCTGCCCCTCGTCGACGCCGACGAGATGCACCTTGACGCCGGTCTTCTTCTCGAAGCCGTCGATGATCTTCTGCGTCGCCGCGACGCGGTCCGGGAGGTTCTCCTGGGACCACACGGTGATCTCACGGTCCGGTGTGCCCGGCCCTGTGCTGCTCGCGCAGCCGGTGAGCAGTCCTATGCCCAAGGCTGTCGTGGCGCCGACCGCGATCGCCTTCGACCGCCGCGTCCTGGTGCGCATTACCGTCCCCATCGCCGACTTACGTCTATCAAGCACGCATCTCAGCACTACTTTTGCCTGTTGACAAGACATAAGTTGCGGATATTGTCGACCCAACCAACAGGCACACCACCCTTTTTCGGAGCCGTCCGTGGAACGCGTCGTTCAATTCACAGGTCCCCGCCAGGTGGAGGTGGCCGAGCACGAGAGCCTGGAGCTGCCGCCGGGCCACCTGCGCGTCCACACCCGCTATTCGGGCATATCGGCCGGCACGGAGCTGACCGCCTACCGCGGCACGAACCCCTATCTGACCC
Protein-coding sequences here:
- a CDS encoding ABC transporter substrate-binding protein — protein: MRTRTRRSKAIAVGATTALGIGLLTGCASSTGPGTPDREITVWSQENLPDRVAATQKIIDGFEKKTGVKVHLVGVDEGQMPQLIMSAAASGHLPDVIGAAPMGQTWQMYSNGLLNTDIPRQIVKKLGRGTFDKNALKLTSDGNVSLGVPSDAWLQLLVYRKDDFAEAGLKKPDTYNKLVTAAKKLTTKGHDGVSAATDPSDVFTSQSFESLALANDCQLVDGHGKVTLDSPQCVKAFHTYDQLAREYGAPGTQTVDSTRATYFAGRSSMMIWSSFLLDELAGLRKDALPSCPQCEGKDKQFLADNTGIVTALKGAKAKKAAQFGEITSWVTTKTAETDASREFIEYMMGSGYESWFGQAPEGKIPVRRGTAAEPEKYMAAWRHSKIGVGERKPLDEVYSPQVLDQLADGIGDLRRWGIEQGEGALVGATNGELPVPKAIGAMTAGQTSPREASREAEEEVAALKKSLQ